In Methanothermus fervidus DSM 2088, a single genomic region encodes these proteins:
- a CDS encoding Protein of unknown function UPF0147 (COGs: COG1698 conserved hypothetical protein~InterPro IPR005354~KEGG: mth:MTH1407 hypothetical protein~PFAM: Protein of unknown function UPF0147~SPTR: O27458 UPF0147 protein MTH_1407~PFAM: Uncharacterised protein family (UPF0147)) has product MSEKETIQHVNEILDNIVNDTSIPRNIRRAAEESKEILNNEEEELSVRTSSVISILDEISNDPNIPVHARTLIWEVLSELEALKE; this is encoded by the coding sequence ATGAGTGAGAAAGAAACAATTCAACATGTTAATGAAATATTAGATAATATTGTTAATGATACGAGTATACCTCGAAATATTAGAAGAGCCGCTGAAGAATCAAAAGAAATTTTAAATAATGAAGAAGAAGAATTGAGTGTAAGGACAAGTAGCGTTATATCGATTTTGGACGAAATTAGTAATGATCCTAATATTCCTGTACATGCTAGAACATTGATATGGGAAGTTTTAAGTGAATTAGAGGCATTGAAAGAGTAA
- a CDS encoding glucose-methanol-choline oxidoreductase (COGs: COG2303 Choline dehydrogenase and related flavoprotein~InterPro IPR017896: IPR006076: IPR000172: IPR013027~KEGG: mth:MTH853 hypothetical protein~PFAM: glucose-methanol-choline oxidoreductase; FAD dependent oxidoreductase~SPTR: O26941 Conserved protein~PFAM: FAD binding domain; GMC oxidoreductase), which yields MMVVVIGSGAGGATVARELSKAGIDVKILEKGPYISPKEAYKCYEKDDKVLRTSCVGGTTLVSMGNALRTLEDELLKYGIDLSNEFRELEKELSISPLPDSHFGKGTKMLMDAAKSLNLPVKKMPKFIDPNKCEPCGKCPFGCPKDAKWTSLNYINESLKYGAKLYSNTVVKKILVKNDEVCGVLTNKGKIKDKNVVVAAGAIETAKLLKKVGIKAGEKFFMDTFITVGGILKSINFHKEVQMNMFIEMDKYILSPHFSTLLRDKLKCKNKDIIGIMVKIKDDSCGKIKNKKIIKYHTENDIEALCDGSVLATSLLEKIGVSPNTIVSTIPRGAHPGGTAPIGEVVDNNLQTKISGLYVADASVLPESPGAPPILTIMALAKRLSKYLLNSL from the coding sequence TTGATGGTTGTAGTTATTGGATCGGGGGCAGGCGGTGCAACTGTAGCTAGAGAATTATCAAAAGCAGGAATAGATGTCAAAATATTGGAAAAAGGACCATATATTTCACCAAAGGAAGCATATAAATGTTATGAGAAGGATGATAAAGTTTTAAGGACTTCTTGTGTAGGTGGAACAACATTAGTATCAATGGGAAATGCTCTAAGGACTTTAGAAGATGAACTTCTCAAATATGGTATAGATTTATCAAATGAATTTAGAGAACTTGAAAAAGAATTATCTATTTCACCACTTCCAGATTCTCATTTTGGTAAAGGTACAAAAATGCTTATGGATGCTGCTAAATCTTTAAATCTTCCTGTTAAAAAAATGCCAAAATTTATAGACCCAAACAAATGTGAACCATGTGGCAAATGTCCATTTGGTTGTCCAAAAGATGCAAAATGGACATCTTTGAATTATATAAATGAATCTTTGAAATATGGGGCAAAGTTATATTCTAATACTGTAGTTAAAAAAATACTTGTTAAAAATGATGAAGTTTGCGGTGTATTAACAAATAAAGGGAAAATAAAAGACAAAAATGTTGTTGTCGCTGCGGGCGCAATAGAAACTGCAAAATTACTTAAAAAAGTGGGTATAAAAGCTGGTGAAAAATTTTTTATGGATACTTTTATTACAGTTGGAGGTATTCTCAAATCAATAAATTTTCATAAAGAAGTCCAAATGAACATGTTCATTGAGATGGATAAATACATTTTGTCTCCACATTTTTCAACATTGCTTAGAGATAAGTTAAAATGTAAAAACAAGGATATAATCGGGATAATGGTCAAAATTAAGGATGACAGTTGTGGTAAAATTAAAAATAAAAAAATTATAAAGTATCATACAGAGAATGACATAGAAGCATTATGCGATGGTAGTGTACTGGCTACATCATTACTTGAAAAAATTGGAGTATCTCCTAACACTATCGTATCAACAATTCCTCGAGGTGCTCATCCTGGAGGAACAGCCCCAATTGGAGAAGTAGTAGACAACAACCTCCAGACTAAAATTTCAGGTTTATATGTTGCTGATGCAAGTGTATTACCTGAATCTCCTGGTGCACCGCCTATTTTAACTATAATGGCCCTTGCAAAACGGCTTTCTAAATATTTATTGAATTCATTATGA
- a CDS encoding Radical SAM domain protein (COGs: COG1180 Pyruvate-formate lyase-activating enzyme~InterPro IPR016431: IPR013785: IPR007197: IPR006638~KEGG: afu:AF2278 pyruvate formate-lyase activating enzyme (act-4)~PFAM: Radical SAM domain protein~SMART: Elongator protein 3/MiaB/NifB~SPTR: C8SBD6 Radical SAM domain protein~PFAM: Radical SAM superfamily): MKALKYPTVREALLYKNTDSESVMCELCNRKCIIRDGQMGFCKTRINREGKLYTLVYGDINALSSRPIEIKPFFHFYPGSTSLTFSTWSCNFTCPWCQNYHLSKKAPNPKKANYISPENIVDLALKMGDEGVCVSFTEPTLLFEYSLDVFKLAKKHGLYTSYVSNGYITEKALVLLKNAGMDAINIDIKGDSKTYKKYCGNIKAKFVWNTAKKALDMGIHVEIVNLIVTGVNDNLKTIKNIVKLHLKNLGPEVPIHFTRYFPAFKFNEPPTKIEVLEKAYEIAKDFGILYPYLGNVPGHKFENTYCPKCGELLIKRRNFKILRWKLKNFKCPKCKFPIKITGEYVAK; this comes from the coding sequence ATGAAAGCATTAAAATATCCAACTGTTAGAGAAGCACTCCTTTATAAAAATACAGATTCTGAATCTGTAATGTGTGAATTATGTAATAGAAAATGTATTATTCGTGATGGTCAAATGGGATTTTGTAAAACTAGAATCAATAGAGAAGGAAAATTATACACTTTAGTGTATGGAGATATTAATGCATTAAGTAGTAGGCCAATAGAGATAAAACCATTTTTTCATTTTTATCCTGGCTCAACATCACTAACATTCTCTACATGGTCATGTAATTTCACATGTCCATGGTGTCAAAATTATCATCTTTCAAAGAAAGCACCAAATCCTAAAAAAGCAAATTACATATCTCCAGAAAATATTGTGGACCTTGCTTTAAAAATGGGAGATGAAGGTGTCTGCGTTAGTTTTACAGAGCCAACATTACTATTTGAATATAGTTTAGACGTATTTAAGCTTGCAAAAAAGCATGGTTTATATACTTCCTATGTATCAAATGGGTATATTACTGAGAAAGCGTTGGTTCTATTAAAGAATGCAGGAATGGATGCAATAAATATAGATATAAAAGGAGATTCTAAGACATATAAGAAATATTGTGGAAACATTAAAGCTAAATTTGTGTGGAATACTGCAAAAAAAGCTTTAGATATGGGTATTCATGTTGAAATTGTAAATCTCATAGTTACTGGAGTGAATGATAATTTAAAAACAATAAAAAACATAGTGAAATTACATTTAAAAAATTTAGGACCTGAAGTACCAATCCACTTTACTAGATATTTCCCTGCTTTTAAATTTAACGAACCACCAACTAAAATTGAAGTACTTGAAAAAGCATATGAAATTGCAAAAGATTTTGGTATTTTATATCCATATCTAGGAAATGTACCAGGGCATAAATTTGAAAATACTTATTGTCCAAAATGTGGTGAATTATTAATAAAAAGAAGAAACTTTAAAATCCTTAGATGGAAATTAAAGAATTTTAAATGTCCTAAATGTAAATTCCCAATAAAAATAACAGGAGAGTATGTTGCCAAATGA
- a CDS encoding conserved hypothetical protein (KEGG: msi:Msm_0432 hypothetical protein~SPTR: A5UKA9 Putative uncharacterized protein), protein MYKDPLTELLEDPDKRAKLSVIFVGLVILSTVMIVSGMIIFIYLLLKKYGY, encoded by the coding sequence ATGTATAAAGATCCATTGACTGAACTTTTAGAGGATCCTGATAAAAGAGCTAAGCTATCCGTAATATTTGTTGGATTAGTAATTCTTTCCACAGTAATGATTGTTTCGGGCATGATTATTTTTATATACCTGTTACTTAAGAAATATGGTTACTAG
- a CDS encoding DNA repair and recombination protein RadB (COGs: COG0468 RecA/RadA recombinase~InterPro IPR011939: IPR020588: IPR001553: IPR003593~KEGG: mth:MTH1693 DNA repair and recombination protein RadB~SMART: AAA ATPase~SPTR: O27728 DNA repair and recombination protein radB~TIGRFAM: DNA repair and recombination protein RadB~PFAM: Rad51~TIGRFAM: DNA repair and recombination protein RadB) yields MKPLSEIAETEKIPTNSPIDEILGGGVEKGTITQFYGPPGSGKTNIAIKLAVEVAKRGKKVIFIDTEGGLSIERVKQIAGDNFNKVAPNILIYEPSSFYEQGIVIQKINSLLKKEGKKFDAIILDSAVALYRLKEGNSSKLNVELGKQMALLLRIARKYNLAVVITNHIYSLFDEDGSNIEPVGGTTLKYWSKIIVELKMGSSSGERYAILKRHKNKKEGLKVRFKIVENGLSK; encoded by the coding sequence ATGAAGCCACTTTCTGAAATAGCAGAAACAGAGAAAATACCTACAAATTCACCTATAGATGAAATATTAGGTGGAGGGGTAGAAAAAGGAACTATTACACAATTTTATGGTCCACCAGGTTCTGGAAAAACAAATATTGCAATAAAATTAGCAGTAGAAGTTGCAAAAAGAGGTAAAAAAGTAATATTTATAGACACTGAAGGCGGATTATCTATAGAAAGGGTGAAACAAATTGCAGGAGATAACTTTAACAAGGTAGCTCCCAATATATTAATTTATGAGCCATCATCCTTTTATGAACAGGGAATTGTCATACAAAAAATAAACTCATTATTAAAAAAAGAAGGCAAAAAATTTGACGCAATAATCTTAGATTCTGCAGTAGCACTTTACAGATTAAAAGAAGGAAATTCCTCCAAATTAAATGTTGAGTTAGGAAAACAAATGGCTTTATTACTTAGAATTGCCAGAAAATATAATTTGGCAGTGGTAATAACGAACCATATATATTCTTTGTTTGACGAGGATGGTTCTAATATAGAACCAGTCGGAGGAACAACATTAAAATATTGGAGTAAAATTATAGTAGAATTAAAGATGGGGTCGTCAAGTGGTGAAAGATATGCAATACTTAAAAGACATAAAAATAAAAAAGAAGGTTTAAAAGTTAGGTTTAAAATTGTTGAAAATGGGTTATCGAAATAA
- a CDS encoding protein of unknown function DUF201 (COGs: COG2232 ATP-dependent carboligase related to biotin carboxylase~InterPro IPR016677: IPR011761: IPR003806: IPR005479~KEGG: mth:MTH947 hypothetical protein~PFAM: protein of unknown function DUF201~SPTR: O27028 Conserved protein~PFAM: ATP-grasp domain): MKLLIVGINTRPIAHAAYNLGHEVYSVSYYCPIDFKAYKDRKCILKYKPFKSCGKLSERFKERYLEEMSKEWIDKVDYIIPYTGAPVNSYPQRKILGNNKIEKIENKYKLYKILRKHFNVPKTYLLSDIDEAKEIINNHPNKKFLIKPVKGSGGYGIFHANNFSNNFGNKKFLLQEYIDGVDVSASVISNGKEAKTIFTSNQLLNLNVAGWEGHFIYEGNIVPSIYENEKMKNIAENVIKKLSLVGSNGVDMVMTHDKIYVIEVNPRLQGTFECAELLGINVLDAHIKACKEGILIDRMNINEIAIKKIIYAKNKLFVKNTDFPKNVHDIPAKNVIIEKGEPVVTILSKAKKLKTAVNKLNKTKEIINKNLK; the protein is encoded by the coding sequence ATGAAACTATTGATAGTTGGTATAAATACTAGGCCAATAGCTCATGCTGCCTATAATCTGGGTCATGAGGTATATTCTGTCAGCTATTATTGTCCTATAGATTTCAAAGCTTACAAAGATAGAAAATGCATTTTAAAGTATAAACCATTTAAATCCTGTGGAAAATTATCGGAACGTTTTAAAGAAAGATATTTAGAAGAAATGTCCAAAGAATGGATAGATAAAGTAGATTATATAATTCCATATACAGGTGCTCCTGTCAACAGCTACCCACAAAGAAAAATCTTAGGAAATAACAAAATAGAAAAAATAGAAAATAAATATAAATTGTATAAAATTCTTAGAAAACATTTTAACGTGCCAAAAACATATTTATTGTCGGATATTGATGAAGCTAAAGAAATAATTAATAATCATCCAAATAAGAAATTCCTAATAAAACCTGTGAAAGGTTCTGGTGGTTATGGGATATTCCATGCCAACAATTTTTCAAATAATTTTGGCAATAAAAAATTCTTATTACAAGAATACATAGATGGCGTTGACGTCAGTGCTTCTGTAATTAGTAATGGAAAAGAAGCTAAAACTATTTTTACGAGTAATCAATTATTAAATTTAAATGTAGCAGGATGGGAAGGACATTTTATTTATGAAGGCAACATAGTGCCTTCAATTTATGAAAATGAAAAAATGAAAAATATTGCAGAAAATGTTATTAAAAAACTTTCGTTGGTGGGATCTAATGGTGTAGATATGGTAATGACACATGACAAAATTTATGTTATTGAAGTTAATCCCAGGTTGCAAGGAACATTTGAATGTGCAGAATTACTAGGTATAAATGTTCTTGATGCGCATATAAAGGCATGTAAGGAGGGTATCTTAATAGATAGGATGAATATTAATGAAATAGCCATTAAAAAAATAATATATGCTAAAAATAAATTATTTGTGAAAAATACTGATTTTCCAAAAAATGTTCATGATATTCCTGCTAAGAATGTCATAATAGAAAAAGGAGAACCTGTTGTTACCATTCTTTCAAAGGCTAAAAAACTTAAGACCGCAGTTAATAAATTAAATAAAACTAAAGAAATAATAAACAAAAATTTAAAGTAA
- a CDS encoding aminotransferase class I and II (COGs: COG0436 Aspartate/tyrosine/aromatic aminotransferase~InterPro IPR015424: IPR015421: IPR004839: IPR004838: IPR 002160~KEGG: mth:MTH1694 aspartate aminotransferase~PFAM: aminotransferase class I and II~SPTR: O27729 Aspartate aminotransferase related protein~PFAM: Aminotransferase class I and II) — protein MVFPEFLNMKTLSEGLKPSNEFFDYIFHKKEMIWMGQNTNHLNHDERIINAIIDSILNHEYCKYPPPEGFKELKRLVLEDLKLNNDEFDNLITAGGTESLYITMQTLLDSEDEIITSDPGYLIIDNFARRFGRVISVSIYNEDCNYKLTPDLVNENITKNTKLISLIDPLNPLGSCYTKSEIKAFAEIAEEYDIYLLHDITYRDFAEKHYLVAKYAPERSFTVYSFSKICGLAGLRVGSLIVPAEFMESVRSSIINDLGTNVLAQRGAIAALKHKNKWVDKVKRRTRKNQKIIKDAVDEIDGAFIPVYPSNANMLVVDIHKTGVRPSDIANYLLKHNIFIREGTYTSRLHGEKYVRVSFSIPKEQVMKFAEKFVSGMKKLSSRSSR, from the coding sequence ATGGTTTTCCCCGAATTTTTAAATATGAAGACATTATCGGAAGGACTTAAACCTTCAAATGAATTTTTTGATTATATCTTCCATAAAAAAGAAATGATATGGATGGGTCAGAATACAAATCATTTAAATCATGATGAGAGGATCATAAATGCAATAATAGATTCAATACTCAATCATGAATATTGTAAATATCCTCCTCCTGAAGGATTTAAAGAACTTAAAAGATTGGTTTTAGAAGATTTAAAATTAAACAATGATGAATTTGATAATTTGATAACTGCTGGTGGCACGGAATCACTTTACATCACAATGCAGACTTTATTAGATTCTGAAGATGAAATAATAACATCTGATCCAGGTTATCTTATCATAGATAATTTTGCAAGAAGATTTGGAAGAGTAATTTCAGTGTCAATTTACAATGAAGACTGTAATTATAAATTAACACCTGATTTAGTGAATGAAAATATAACTAAAAATACAAAATTAATATCACTTATAGATCCTTTAAATCCATTAGGATCATGTTATACTAAATCTGAAATAAAAGCTTTTGCTGAAATAGCTGAAGAATACGATATATATCTTTTGCATGATATTACATATCGGGATTTTGCCGAAAAACATTATCTTGTAGCTAAATATGCTCCAGAACGTTCTTTTACAGTATATAGTTTTTCAAAAATTTGTGGCCTTGCTGGACTAAGGGTTGGATCCTTAATAGTTCCTGCAGAGTTTATGGAATCTGTTCGTTCATCAATAATTAATGATTTAGGTACAAATGTTTTAGCTCAAAGAGGAGCTATTGCAGCATTAAAACATAAAAATAAGTGGGTTGACAAGGTTAAAAGACGCACAAGAAAAAATCAAAAAATAATAAAAGATGCTGTGGATGAAATTGATGGAGCCTTTATACCAGTATACCCTTCTAATGCTAATATGTTAGTAGTAGATATCCACAAAACAGGTGTTAGGCCTTCAGATATAGCTAACTATTTACTTAAACATAATATTTTCATAAGAGAAGGAACATACACAAGCAGGTTACATGGCGAAAAATATGTTAGAGTAAGTTTTTCTATTCCAAAAGAACAAGTAATGAAATTTGCAGAAAAATTTGTTTCGGGAATGAAAAAATTAAGTTCTAGAAGCAGTAGGTGA
- a CDS encoding hypothetical protein (SPTR: P27374 Cell surface glycoprotein) — protein sequence MHKKYYITNPVNGIKVRYKELTITLKPNETKTIILGGYPI from the coding sequence ATGCATAAAAAATATTACATCACAAATCCGGTTAATGGAATTAAAGTCAGGTATAAGGAATTAACAATAACTCTAAAGCCAAATGAAACAAAAACAATAATCCTTGGTGGATATCCCATTTAA
- a CDS encoding protein of unknown function DUF483 (COGs: COG1790 conserved hypothetical protein~InterPro IPR007556: IPR018313~KEGG: mth:MTH236 hypothetical protein~PFAM: protein of unknown function DUF483~SPTR: O26338 Uncharacterized protein MTH_236~PFAM: Protein of unknown function (DUF483)), which translates to MNGVEALNKICKKILEIRKGQRKDIGPGIIRNMEDFHFNYLIDRLKLEIEIVKKYSPKVRPAIDPVVSTELGIYRGYDVEVGKLLGYPICCIKSFLGGRISIDENHLKEISELKVPKNAYAIIMPSGFIPCSLKCKKAWKRRLINFVTKKEYENILKLEKELITNLLHFHPAYDEYYEKILLSE; encoded by the coding sequence ATGAATGGTGTGGAAGCATTGAATAAAATATGTAAAAAAATACTGGAAATTAGGAAAGGACAGAGGAAAGATATAGGACCAGGTATAATTAGAAATATGGAAGATTTCCATTTTAATTACTTAATTGATAGGCTTAAACTGGAAATAGAAATAGTAAAGAAATATTCCCCGAAAGTCAGGCCTGCAATAGATCCTGTGGTTTCAACTGAGTTAGGTATATATAGAGGGTATGACGTGGAAGTTGGAAAACTTTTAGGATACCCTATTTGTTGTATAAAAAGTTTTCTGGGAGGTAGGATAAGTATAGATGAAAATCATTTAAAAGAAATTTCAGAACTTAAAGTACCTAAAAATGCTTATGCAATTATCATGCCTTCTGGATTTATCCCATGTAGCTTAAAATGTAAAAAAGCTTGGAAAAGGAGACTAATAAATTTTGTGACAAAAAAAGAATATGAAAATATACTTAAACTAGAAAAAGAATTAATTACAAATTTACTTCATTTTCATCCAGCTTACGATGAATACTATGAAAAAATCTTACTTTCTGAGTGA
- a CDS encoding Pseudomurein-binding repeat protein (InterPro IPR018975~KEGG: mth:MTH539 hypothetical protein~PFAM: Pseudomurein-binding repeat~SPTR: O26639 Putative uncharacterized protein~PFAM: Pseudomurein-binding repeat), whose translation MPLALILALVCVSGAHAIDDTNMTKTPKDVGNLFLNDKNSKINSVLDGASKAYDFINEKNSVPDCLETSDGETVKKPQFIHLMAKTILYLDDPTQNEIVENDFNNNIKPASTPYYGTSYCELKKTEYLDIAKRLVNFVEKNKRLPNYVSTKSGKIGCDLLFPVFSNVLTTYKNTGELPENIKICLADKYQVIGQIMMKAAKYRYISGISTLEEFLRAGGGDCWAMSEYLFNELTKAGIKARIIQYATAYAPNHRTVQYFKDGRWIDLPYRSYPINMLFWNTYSKPCMCVIKVNNC comes from the coding sequence GTGCCGCTTGCACTTATATTGGCATTAGTATGTGTAAGTGGCGCACATGCTATAGATGATACAAACATGACAAAAACGCCAAAAGATGTTGGTAATTTATTTTTAAATGACAAAAATTCTAAAATAAATAGTGTTTTGGATGGAGCATCTAAAGCCTATGATTTTATAAATGAAAAAAACAGTGTTCCAGATTGTTTAGAAACTTCTGATGGTGAAACTGTTAAAAAACCACAATTTATACATCTAATGGCAAAAACAATACTCTATTTAGACGATCCAACACAAAATGAAATTGTGGAAAATGACTTCAACAACAATATAAAACCAGCTTCCACACCTTATTATGGTACTAGTTATTGTGAACTTAAAAAAACTGAATATCTAGATATAGCAAAGAGACTTGTGAATTTTGTTGAGAAGAACAAAAGGTTGCCAAACTATGTTAGTACCAAATCAGGGAAAATAGGATGTGATCTATTATTTCCAGTCTTTTCAAATGTATTGACCACATACAAAAATACAGGAGAATTGCCAGAAAATATAAAAATTTGTTTAGCAGATAAATATCAGGTTATTGGTCAAATAATGATGAAAGCAGCAAAATACAGATACATTAGTGGAATTAGCACTCTTGAAGAGTTTTTAAGGGCAGGTGGAGGCGACTGCTGGGCTATGAGTGAATATTTATTTAATGAACTTACAAAAGCTGGAATAAAGGCTAGAATAATTCAATATGCAACTGCTTATGCGCCAAACCACAGAACTGTACAATATTTCAAAGATGGACGGTGGATTGACCTCCCATACAGAAGTTACCCAATAAATATGCTGTTTTGGAATACCTACAGTAAGCCATGCATGTGTGTAATAAAAGTAAACAACTGCTAA
- a CDS encoding Protein of unknown function DUF61 (COGs: COG2083 conserved hypothetical protein~InterPro IPR002746: IPR013838~KEGG: mth:MTH949 hypothetical protein~PFAM: Protein of unknown function DUF61~SPTR: O27030 UPF0216 protein MTH_949~PFAM: Protein of unknown function DUF61) translates to MRDLDKLGRILKKEILSLNRHVPKRRKTLKELLEEKKPHVIGLNGKRHRFKKNELKLIASILSPEEYEKIKLPIYLEMGTSTSGIRIRGKLESRVILYVLGKEKEIDELKNKNEIYIYKPELRIVRQKLPTTTQYIFVTKGV, encoded by the coding sequence ATGCGAGATTTAGATAAATTAGGTAGGATCTTAAAAAAAGAAATATTGAGTCTTAATCGCCACGTGCCAAAACGTAGAAAAACCTTAAAGGAATTACTTGAAGAAAAAAAGCCACATGTTATTGGTTTAAATGGGAAAAGACACAGATTCAAAAAAAATGAATTAAAGCTTATTGCTTCTATTTTATCTCCTGAGGAATATGAAAAGATCAAACTTCCAATATATCTTGAAATGGGTACATCAACATCGGGGATAAGGATTAGAGGGAAATTAGAGTCCCGTGTCATATTATATGTACTTGGCAAAGAAAAAGAGATAGATGAACTTAAGAATAAAAATGAAATCTACATATATAAACCAGAGCTTAGAATTGTAAGACAAAAACTTCCAACCACTACACAATACATCTTTGTAACAAAAGGTGTTTAA